The proteins below come from a single Serratia fonticola genomic window:
- the rsmS gene encoding pleiotropic regulatory protein RsmS translates to MSLENASPELQLAVDLIYLLECNEIDPATALAALDIVRKDYQEKMQRAGITSPYLPAGQ, encoded by the coding sequence ATGTCGCTAGAGAATGCCTCCCCAGAATTACAACTGGCGGTAGACTTGATTTACCTGCTGGAATGCAACGAGATCGATCCGGCAACGGCGCTGGCCGCGCTGGATATCGTCAGAAAAGACTATCAGGAAAAGATGCAGCGTGCGGGCATCACCTCACCATATTTGCCCGCGGGCCAATGA
- the acrR gene encoding multidrug efflux transporter transcriptional repressor AcrR — MARKTKQQAQETRQQILDAAVREFSERGVSATSLTDIATAAGVTRGAIYWHFKNKVDLFNEVWELSESKIGDLELEYQAKYPDNPLRILREILIYILTATVDDCRRRALMEIVFHKCEFIGEMMPLHDARKVLYLEGYDRIERVLRNSMDQGQLPADLHTRRAAIILRAYITGLMENWLFMPESFDLKAEASILVDSFLEMAQLSPSLRVNAPVL; from the coding sequence ATGGCACGAAAAACCAAACAGCAGGCGCAAGAAACACGACAACAGATCCTCGACGCCGCAGTGAGGGAATTCTCCGAGCGTGGCGTTTCGGCAACCTCTTTGACTGATATCGCCACCGCTGCCGGGGTTACGCGTGGTGCAATTTACTGGCACTTCAAGAACAAGGTAGACCTGTTTAATGAAGTTTGGGAGCTCTCAGAATCGAAAATAGGCGATCTGGAGTTAGAGTATCAGGCAAAGTATCCCGATAATCCACTGCGTATTTTAAGAGAAATTCTGATTTATATTCTGACCGCTACGGTAGATGACTGTCGGCGCCGGGCATTGATGGAGATCGTGTTCCATAAGTGCGAATTTATCGGTGAAATGATGCCCTTACATGACGCTCGCAAGGTGCTTTACCTTGAAGGTTATGATCGTATCGAACGCGTTTTACGCAATAGCATGGATCAGGGGCAACTCCCTGCCGATCTGCATACCCGCCGGGCCGCAATCATCCTGCGTGCTTACATCACCGGCCTGATGGAGAACTGGCTGTTTATGCCGGAAAGCTTTGATCTCAAAGCCGAGGCGAGTATCTTGGTCGACAGCTTCCTCGAAATGGCGCAGCTTAGCCCTTCTTTACGTGTGAACGCGCCAGTCCTGTAG
- the mscK gene encoding mechanosensitive channel MscK: MSRRRILPVVQTVSLSYAAGQFRNITLWFLLLAALVLPLGAFAAQSGDLPARSDIQSQIEALNKQKNLTPVEKLSLQDLTRTMELLDGLERTKQELNQLKQQVQQAPAKLQQVTRDLESLKNPADEAVTRAELLPLSLRQLESRLYQTLDELQDTQESLSTYNSQLISLQTQPERVQSSMYTASQRLQEIRNLLSDRAPGQEVLRNTQQVMLNTEQVLLNDEIDLQRRRLEANTTLQDLLQKQRDYTTMNIDALDRRVQVLQDVVNSKRLTLSEKTAKEAQNPEDASDIQSDKLVSKELNINRQISQRLITATQESNTLFQQNIQVKNWLDRGLQSEQNLKEQIQVLKGSLVLSRILYQQQQNLPPGTLVADMSTHIADLRLEQFEINQQRDELFKGDDFINKLVADSKEKANGDVLDALNEIVDMRRELLDQLNKQLNNQLSLAINLQINQQQLTSVYSSVQDTLTQQIFWVNSNKPIDFAWLKGLPGAVKEQLAGLEFKFEPGQLLLGGLHALVFLIPLLVVIGLLRWRYRLIDRHLQKLANDVGQLKRDSQLHTPKAILLTLLKVLPGSLLLLGAGFWFYRADFSISDFIWALSQQLALFWLVFGFTFRMLAPGGISQRHFNIPADRCAHYRRQTLRLGLALLPLIFWSVLGEKAPLRLVEDVIGQVVVILTLALLAVLVFPICRDHWREKDSHKVRLLMVTALAATPVILLGLMFAGYFYTTLRLAGRWIDSLYLYFLWNIVYLAAIRGLSVAARRLAYRRALARRQNQAKEKEGAEGNEPVEEPPLALDQINQQSLRLTTMVLFLIFASAFYAIWSDLVTVISYLDSVTLWHYSSSVAGSVIPQAVTLGNMMVAVLAVIVAYVMTRNLPGLLEVLVLSRLQLRQGASYAITTILTYLITAVGTITALGSLGVSWDKLQWLVAALSVGLGFGLQEIFANFVSGLIILFERPVRIGDTITIGTYSGTVSKIRIRATTITDFDRKEVIIPNKAFVTERLINWSLSDTITRVLIKVGVAYGSDLDKVKAVLLQAAHENPRVMTDPEPMVFFLNFGASTLDHELRLYVRELRDRSYTVDELNRAIDRLCRENDINIAFNQLEVYLHNQQGNEVQEVKRTQVPGIGDQPAV, encoded by the coding sequence ATGAGTCGCAGGCGTATTCTCCCCGTAGTCCAAACTGTTTCCTTGTCTTACGCTGCGGGCCAATTCCGCAATATCACACTATGGTTTTTGTTGTTGGCGGCGCTGGTTCTGCCTTTGGGCGCGTTCGCGGCACAGAGCGGCGATCTCCCTGCGCGCAGCGACATTCAGAGCCAGATTGAGGCGCTGAACAAGCAAAAAAACCTGACGCCGGTTGAAAAACTATCCCTGCAGGATTTAACCCGCACGATGGAGTTGCTGGACGGCCTCGAACGCACCAAGCAAGAACTCAATCAACTTAAACAGCAGGTTCAGCAGGCACCGGCCAAATTACAGCAGGTCACGCGCGATCTGGAATCGCTGAAGAATCCGGCTGATGAAGCGGTAACGCGAGCCGAACTGCTGCCGCTGTCCCTGCGCCAGTTGGAAAGCCGCCTGTACCAAACGTTGGACGAACTGCAGGACACGCAAGAAAGCCTCTCGACCTACAACAGCCAACTCATCTCATTACAGACCCAGCCCGAACGTGTGCAAAGTAGTATGTACACCGCCTCCCAGCGCCTGCAGGAAATCCGTAACCTCCTTAGCGATCGCGCGCCGGGGCAAGAGGTGTTACGCAACACTCAACAGGTCATGCTTAATACGGAGCAGGTGTTGCTGAATGACGAGATAGACCTGCAACGAAGAAGGTTGGAGGCTAATACCACGCTACAGGATCTGCTCCAGAAGCAGCGCGATTACACCACTATGAACATCGACGCCCTGGATCGTCGGGTGCAGGTATTACAGGATGTGGTAAACAGCAAACGGCTGACGCTGTCGGAAAAAACGGCGAAAGAGGCGCAGAATCCTGAGGATGCCAGCGATATCCAGAGCGACAAGCTGGTGAGCAAAGAGCTGAACATCAACCGTCAAATCAGCCAGCGGCTGATCACCGCCACGCAAGAGAGTAATACCCTGTTCCAGCAAAATATTCAGGTGAAAAACTGGCTCGATCGCGGCCTGCAATCGGAACAAAACCTGAAAGAGCAGATCCAGGTATTGAAGGGGAGTCTGGTGCTGTCGCGCATTCTTTATCAGCAGCAGCAAAACCTGCCGCCGGGTACACTGGTAGCGGATATGAGTACCCATATTGCGGACTTACGGTTGGAGCAGTTTGAGATCAACCAGCAGCGCGATGAGTTGTTTAAGGGCGATGACTTCATCAACAAACTGGTGGCGGACAGTAAGGAAAAGGCCAACGGTGACGTGCTTGACGCCTTGAATGAAATTGTCGATATGCGCCGTGAGCTGCTCGATCAACTGAATAAGCAGCTCAATAACCAACTGTCGTTGGCTATCAACCTGCAGATTAATCAACAGCAACTGACCAGCGTCTATAGTTCGGTACAGGACACGCTGACCCAGCAGATTTTCTGGGTTAACAGCAACAAACCTATCGATTTCGCTTGGCTCAAGGGGCTGCCTGGCGCGGTGAAAGAACAGCTGGCCGGGCTGGAATTTAAATTCGAACCCGGGCAGTTGCTGTTAGGCGGGCTGCATGCCCTGGTGTTCCTGATCCCATTGCTGGTAGTGATTGGCCTACTGCGCTGGCGCTACCGCCTGATTGACAGGCATCTGCAAAAGCTGGCCAATGACGTCGGCCAGCTAAAGCGCGATAGCCAACTGCATACGCCGAAAGCCATTCTGCTCACCTTATTAAAGGTGTTACCGGGTTCTTTACTGCTGCTCGGTGCCGGATTCTGGTTCTATCGGGCCGATTTCAGCATCAGCGACTTTATCTGGGCCTTGTCACAACAGCTGGCGCTGTTCTGGCTGGTGTTTGGCTTCACTTTCCGCATGCTGGCTCCGGGTGGTATTTCGCAGCGGCATTTTAATATCCCGGCCGATCGCTGTGCGCACTATCGCCGCCAGACCCTAAGGTTGGGGCTTGCCCTGTTACCGCTGATCTTCTGGTCAGTGCTGGGAGAAAAAGCACCGCTGAGATTGGTCGAAGATGTCATTGGTCAGGTGGTGGTGATCCTGACATTGGCGCTACTAGCGGTGCTGGTGTTCCCCATCTGCCGCGACCATTGGCGTGAAAAAGACTCCCATAAGGTGCGGTTGCTGATGGTCACCGCGCTGGCTGCCACACCGGTGATCCTGCTAGGGCTGATGTTTGCCGGTTACTTCTATACCACGTTACGTTTGGCTGGCCGTTGGATCGATAGCCTGTATCTGTACTTCCTGTGGAATATCGTTTATCTGGCAGCGATCCGTGGCCTGAGCGTCGCAGCTCGTCGGTTGGCCTATCGCCGTGCCCTGGCGCGCCGCCAAAACCAGGCCAAAGAGAAAGAGGGAGCCGAAGGCAACGAACCGGTAGAGGAACCCCCTCTGGCGCTGGATCAAATCAACCAGCAGTCGCTGCGTTTGACCACCATGGTGTTGTTTCTGATCTTCGCCAGTGCGTTTTATGCGATATGGTCGGATCTGGTAACGGTGATCTCTTACCTCGACAGCGTTACCCTATGGCATTACTCCAGCAGCGTGGCGGGCAGTGTGATACCGCAGGCGGTAACGCTGGGCAATATGATGGTGGCCGTCCTGGCGGTGATCGTCGCTTACGTCATGACGCGTAACCTACCGGGTTTGCTGGAAGTGCTGGTGTTATCCCGCCTGCAGCTGCGACAGGGGGCGTCTTACGCCATCACCACCATTCTGACCTATCTGATTACGGCGGTGGGGACCATCACTGCGTTAGGATCGCTGGGCGTCTCTTGGGACAAACTCCAGTGGCTGGTGGCGGCGCTGTCGGTAGGTTTGGGCTTCGGTTTACAGGAGATTTTTGCCAACTTTGTTTCCGGCCTGATCATTCTGTTTGAACGCCCGGTGCGGATCGGCGATACCATCACCATCGGCACGTACTCCGGGACGGTCAGCAAGATCCGTATTCGCGCCACCACCATTACGGACTTTGATCGCAAAGAAGTGATCATTCCTAACAAAGCGTTTGTCACCGAGCGGCTGATTAACTGGTCACTGTCAGACACCATTACCCGCGTGCTGATTAAAGTGGGGGTGGCCTATGGCTCCGATCTGGACAAGGTCAAGGCGGTGCTGTTGCAAGCGGCGCATGAAAACCCGCGCGTGATGACGGATCCTGAGCCGATGGTCTTTTTCCTCAACTTTGGCGCCAGCACGCTGGATCATGAGCTGCGGTTATACGTGCGTGAGCTGCGCGATCGTAGCTATACCGTGGATGAACTGAACCGGGCGATTGACCGCCTATGCCGTGAGAACGACATTAATATCGCCTTCAACCAGTTGGAAGTGTATCTGCATAATCAGCAGGGCAACGAAGTGCAGGAGGTCAAGCGGACGCAGGTTCCAGGCATCGGTGATCAACCCGCGGTGTAG
- a CDS encoding DsrE/DsrF/TusD sulfur relay family protein — protein sequence MSSLLLIANGAAYGQESLFNALRLAITLKEQQPELQLKLFLMSDAVVAGIAGQQPREGYHLQQMLEILTAQQVPVKLCKTCADARGVSQLKLADGVEIGTLVELAQWTLAAEKVLTF from the coding sequence ATGTCATCTCTGTTACTGATTGCCAACGGTGCGGCTTATGGCCAGGAATCGTTATTCAATGCGCTACGTCTGGCGATCACCCTGAAAGAACAGCAGCCCGAGCTGCAGTTGAAACTGTTTTTGATGTCCGATGCGGTTGTGGCGGGCATTGCCGGGCAGCAGCCGCGTGAAGGCTATCATTTGCAGCAGATGCTGGAGATTCTGACGGCGCAGCAGGTGCCGGTCAAACTGTGTAAAACCTGTGCCGATGCCCGTGGCGTCAGCCAACTGAAGCTGGCCGATGGCGTAGAAATTGGCACGCTGGTGGAATTGGCCCAGTGGACGTTGGCGGCAGAGAAAGTGCTGACTTTCTGA